A section of the Halopiger aswanensis genome encodes:
- a CDS encoding RNA-guided endonuclease InsQ/TnpB family protein — MLETTRTYVARITNHSQVRDDLDQCGFAASKLWNVGRYYIQQRWAEDSEIPDEAELKSELKAHERYSDLHSQSSQRVLEELAEAFNGWYSSDDGNNPPGYRKRGDRHPRSTVTWKQKGIKHDAKHGQIRLSKGWNLKDGRSDFILAEYETRPDVEVKNIQQVRAVWNGDEWELHLVCKKEIPVEDAPGDNTAGIDLGISNYLAIDYEDGPSELYPGNVLKEDKHYFTREEYQTEGENGPSKRALKARRKLSRRKDHFLHTLSKHIVERCLEEDVTKIAVGDLSDIREDENGDSRNWGQSGNKKLHGWEFDRFTNLLEYKAEEHGILVDRVDEDNTSKTCSCCGQIRDSNRVERGLYVCESCETTMNADVNGAVNIRRKITQSPPTGDMSNGWLAQPGVFLFDRESGWFTPREQGDCKP; from the coding sequence ATGTTGGAGACGACCCGTACCTATGTCGCACGCATCACGAACCACTCACAGGTTCGTGACGACCTCGACCAGTGCGGGTTCGCCGCGTCCAAACTGTGGAACGTCGGCCGCTACTACATCCAACAACGGTGGGCTGAAGACAGTGAGATACCCGACGAAGCCGAGCTGAAGTCGGAGTTAAAAGCCCACGAACGTTACAGTGACCTGCATTCTCAGTCAAGTCAGCGAGTTCTCGAAGAACTTGCTGAGGCGTTCAATGGGTGGTACAGCTCCGACGATGGCAACAACCCACCGGGCTATCGGAAACGTGGCGATCGACACCCACGCTCCACCGTGACGTGGAAACAGAAAGGCATCAAGCACGACGCCAAACACGGTCAAATCCGACTCTCGAAAGGCTGGAATCTGAAAGACGGACGGTCTGACTTCATCCTCGCCGAGTACGAAACCCGACCTGACGTAGAAGTCAAGAACATCCAGCAAGTGCGTGCCGTCTGGAACGGAGACGAATGGGAACTTCACCTCGTCTGCAAGAAAGAAATTCCCGTCGAAGACGCGCCCGGCGACAACACAGCAGGCATCGACCTTGGCATCAGCAACTACCTCGCCATCGACTACGAGGACGGCCCCTCGGAGTTGTATCCGGGGAACGTGCTGAAAGAGGACAAGCACTACTTCACCCGCGAGGAGTACCAGACCGAAGGCGAGAACGGACCATCAAAGCGTGCGTTGAAAGCTCGTCGGAAACTCTCCCGACGCAAAGACCACTTCCTCCACACTCTCAGCAAGCACATCGTTGAGCGGTGTCTCGAAGAAGATGTGACGAAGATCGCAGTTGGCGACCTCAGCGACATCCGCGAAGACGAAAACGGTGACTCGCGGAACTGGGGTCAGTCGGGGAATAAGAAATTGCACGGTTGGGAGTTCGACCGGTTCACGAACCTGCTCGAATACAAGGCCGAAGAACACGGTATCCTCGTTGACCGGGTGGACGAAGACAACACCTCGAAGACGTGTTCGTGTTGTGGGCAGATTCGAGACAGCAACCGCGTGGAGCGTGGTCTGTACGTCTGTGAGTCGTGCGAGACGACGATGAACGCCGATGTGAACGGTGCGGTGAATATCCGACGAAAGATAACTCAGAGTCCCCCGACCGGGGATATGAGTAACGGCTGGTTGGCCCAGCCCGGAGTCTTCCTGTTCGACCGCGAGAGCGGATGGTTCACACCGAGAGAACAGGGAGACTGCAAACCGTAA
- a CDS encoding DUF7503 family protein: protein MSDDTSMQDYLAQHPRMIGVLFTLFVLLSQTGTVAAGISSQVGP from the coding sequence GTCGGACGATACCAGCATGCAAGATTACCTCGCACAGCACCCACGAATGATCGGCGTCCTGTTCACACTGTTTGTCCTCTTGAGTCAAACGGGCACAGTTGCGGCGGGGATCAGCAGTCAGGTCGGGCCGTAA